From the genome of Phytohabitans rumicis, one region includes:
- a CDS encoding ferredoxin reductase family protein → MKRRVAQWVVVAFVVANLLVVEAMFVAYGEGKNGVLTVAKFFGLHLAMTMMFQILLVSRIPWLDRRLGMDRLTRWHRLIGLTLFWLILLHFSFVIAGYTRLGGASPWQTFLDLAGVTASLLGMCAAAIFLVVIGLSVRWARRRLGYEVWHALHMLLYVALGIGLVHQALEGTTFDATGATIYWWTLWVLILTNLVVSRFVVPLWRNAYHRFRVAAVVPESDNVVSVHVTGRHLDKLPARAGQFMIWRFLGHNNWWQANPFSLSAAPNGRSLRLTAKAVGKTSAGLRNIPVGTRVFAEGPYGAFTELHRTLDASLLIAGGVGITPIRALLEEAAGDVVVLYRVHTMDDAVLLPELHALAQPRGARVHVLTGRTGAGSPPNTPFAPGNLLALVPDIAQREVYVCGPTPMTDAVIGSLRALNVPTDQIHAERFSLA, encoded by the coding sequence GTGAAGAGAAGAGTCGCCCAGTGGGTCGTGGTGGCGTTCGTAGTGGCGAACCTGCTGGTCGTGGAGGCGATGTTCGTCGCGTACGGCGAGGGCAAGAACGGCGTGCTGACCGTCGCCAAGTTCTTCGGCCTGCACCTCGCGATGACCATGATGTTCCAGATCCTGCTGGTCTCCCGTATACCGTGGCTGGACCGCCGGCTGGGCATGGACCGGCTGACCCGCTGGCACCGGCTGATCGGTCTGACCCTCTTCTGGCTGATCCTGCTGCACTTCTCGTTCGTCATCGCCGGCTACACCCGGCTCGGCGGCGCGTCGCCGTGGCAGACCTTCCTTGACCTGGCCGGCGTCACCGCCTCCCTGCTCGGGATGTGCGCGGCCGCGATCTTCCTCGTCGTGATCGGCCTGTCCGTCCGGTGGGCCCGCCGCCGCCTCGGGTACGAGGTCTGGCACGCCCTGCACATGCTGCTCTACGTGGCCCTCGGCATCGGGCTGGTGCACCAGGCGCTGGAGGGCACCACGTTCGACGCCACCGGGGCCACGATCTACTGGTGGACGCTGTGGGTGCTGATCCTGACCAACCTGGTCGTCAGCCGGTTCGTGGTGCCGCTGTGGCGCAACGCGTACCACCGGTTCCGGGTGGCCGCGGTGGTGCCGGAGTCCGACAACGTGGTGTCCGTGCACGTCACCGGCCGCCACCTGGACAAACTGCCGGCCCGCGCGGGCCAGTTCATGATCTGGCGGTTCCTCGGGCACAACAACTGGTGGCAGGCCAACCCGTTCTCGCTGTCGGCGGCCCCGAACGGCCGTTCGCTGCGGCTCACCGCGAAGGCGGTCGGCAAGACCAGCGCCGGCCTGCGGAACATCCCGGTCGGCACCCGGGTCTTCGCCGAGGGCCCGTACGGCGCGTTCACCGAACTGCACCGCACCCTCGACGCGTCGCTGCTCATCGCCGGCGGCGTCGGCATCACGCCGATCCGCGCGCTACTGGAGGAGGCGGCCGGCGACGTCGTCGTGCTCTACCGGGTGCACACCATGGACGACGCCGTCCTGCTCCCCGAACTGCACGCCCTGGCCCAGCCGCGCGGCGCCCGCGTGCACGTGCTGACCGGGCGCACCGGCGCCGGGTCGCCGCCGAACACCCCGTTCGCGCCGGGCAACCTGCTCGCCCTGGTCCCGGACATCGCCCAGCGCGAGGTGTACGTCTGCGGGCCGACGCCGATGACGGACGCGGTGATCGGCAGCCTGCGCGCCCTGAACGTGCCCACCGACCAGATCCACGCCGAGCGTTTCAGCCTGGCCTGA
- a CDS encoding BBE domain-containing protein, with amino-acid sequence MLDGSWTAGFGNYWKAEYLTGIPDTMLDVLAEYLRDITSPLSDFKLVVLGGAAARVAPGATAVAHRDAPYVLNINSRWALPGDAEPHVTWTRRLWEAMRPFSAGGTYVNFLGDEGPDRVRAAYDEATYQRLVDLKTRYDPDNVFRINQNIGPRSGG; translated from the coding sequence ATGCTGGACGGGTCATGGACGGCGGGGTTCGGCAACTACTGGAAGGCCGAGTACCTGACCGGGATCCCGGACACCATGCTCGACGTCCTCGCCGAGTACCTGCGGGACATCACGTCCCCGCTGTCCGACTTCAAGCTGGTCGTGCTCGGCGGCGCGGCGGCCCGGGTCGCGCCGGGCGCCACCGCCGTCGCCCACCGGGACGCGCCGTACGTGTTGAACATCAACTCCCGCTGGGCCCTGCCGGGCGACGCCGAGCCGCATGTCACCTGGACCAGGCGCCTGTGGGAGGCGATGCGGCCGTTCTCGGCCGGCGGCACGTACGTCAACTTCCTCGGCGACGAGGGGCCCGACCGGGTCCGGGCGGCGTACGACGAGGCGACCTACCAGCGGCTGGTCGACCTCAAGACGCGGTACGACCCGGACAACGTGTTCCGGATCAACCAAAACATCGGCCCTCGTAGTGGCGGATGA
- a CDS encoding FAD-binding oxidoreductase, with protein sequence MSTGTALRDRLRGQVILPEDNGYDEARRVWNGTIDRKPAGIARCAGVADVLAAVRYAREADLPVAVRGGGHNIAGSGTCDGGLVIDLSALKAVRVDPAGRTAWAQPGLLWGELDRETQEFGLAVPGGIVSTTGVAGLTLGGGFGWLHRPYGLTADNLVGADVVTADGRLVRADDDLLWGLRGGGGNFGIVTLFEFRAHPVGPELAAGLIFYRADDLARVVRGYRDLMAAAPDELTCFLVLRRAPAAPFLPEEVHGQPVVAIAACHAGPVEDGVRALAALRELAPPVADLLAPGRTGTSSPCWTGHGRRGSATTGRPST encoded by the coding sequence ATGAGCACGGGTACGGCGCTGCGGGACCGCCTGCGCGGCCAGGTGATCCTGCCGGAGGACAACGGGTACGACGAGGCACGGCGGGTCTGGAACGGCACGATCGACCGCAAGCCCGCCGGCATCGCCCGGTGTGCCGGCGTGGCCGACGTCCTCGCGGCGGTGCGCTACGCACGCGAGGCGGACCTGCCGGTGGCGGTACGCGGCGGCGGGCACAACATCGCCGGCAGCGGCACCTGCGACGGCGGCCTGGTGATCGACCTGTCCGCGCTGAAGGCGGTCCGGGTCGACCCCGCCGGGCGTACGGCGTGGGCCCAGCCCGGCCTGTTGTGGGGCGAGCTGGACCGGGAGACGCAGGAGTTCGGGCTGGCCGTGCCGGGCGGGATCGTCTCCACCACGGGGGTCGCGGGGCTCACCCTGGGCGGTGGGTTCGGCTGGCTGCACCGGCCGTACGGCCTGACCGCGGACAACCTGGTCGGCGCCGACGTGGTCACCGCCGACGGCCGGCTGGTCCGGGCCGACGACGACCTGCTGTGGGGGCTGCGCGGGGGCGGCGGCAACTTCGGCATCGTGACGCTGTTCGAGTTCCGGGCGCACCCGGTCGGCCCCGAGCTGGCCGCCGGACTGATCTTCTACCGGGCGGACGACCTGGCCCGGGTGGTCCGGGGCTACCGGGACCTCATGGCGGCCGCGCCGGACGAGCTGACCTGCTTCCTGGTGCTGCGCCGGGCGCCGGCCGCGCCGTTCCTGCCGGAGGAGGTGCACGGGCAGCCGGTGGTGGCGATCGCGGCGTGCCACGCCGGCCCGGTCGAGGACGGCGTCCGGGCGCTGGCCGCGCTGCGCGAGCTGGCCCCGCCGGTCGCCGACCTGCTGGCGCCCGGGCGTACCGGGACTTCCAGTCCATGCTGGACGGGTCATGGACGGCGGGGTTCGGCAACTACTGGAAGGCCGAGTACCTGA
- a CDS encoding NAD(P)/FAD-dependent oxidoreductase: MRRPRIVIVGAGFAGYSAARKLSRLARGAADIVLLNPTDYFLYLPLLPEVATGVLEPRRISVSLPATLPGVRLVLGEATGIELDRKWVAYADPEGGSGELGYDRLVLAAGSVNKLLPIPGVAEHAHGFRGIPEALYLRDHVTRQIELADSADDPAQRQARCTFVVVGAGYTGTEVAAHGALFTDDLVERHPGLRDQPVRWLLLDLADRVLPDLDERLSTTASRVLRQRGVDVRTGTSVREATPDGVHLSDGTHVPTRTLVWCVGVRPDPLVADLGLATNHGRLVVDEYLTVPGHPDVYACGDAAAVPDLTRPGEITAMTAQHATRQGRLAARNIAASYNQGVRRTYRHHDLGFVVDLGGPQAAADPLGVPLGGPLAKAVTAGYHLLAMPGNRVRTAADWLLNAVLPRHTVQLGLVRAPAVPLDTATPELPRTP, translated from the coding sequence ATGCGCAGGCCCCGGATCGTGATCGTCGGAGCCGGCTTCGCCGGCTACAGCGCCGCCCGCAAGCTGTCCCGGCTGGCCCGCGGCGCGGCCGATATCGTGCTGCTCAACCCGACCGACTACTTCCTGTACCTGCCGCTGCTGCCGGAGGTGGCCACCGGCGTGCTGGAGCCGCGCCGGATCTCGGTGTCGCTGCCCGCGACGCTGCCCGGCGTGCGGCTGGTGCTCGGCGAGGCGACCGGGATCGAGCTGGACCGCAAGTGGGTCGCCTACGCCGACCCCGAGGGCGGGTCCGGCGAGCTGGGGTACGACCGGCTGGTGCTCGCCGCCGGCAGCGTCAACAAGCTGCTGCCCATCCCGGGGGTGGCCGAGCACGCGCACGGCTTCCGCGGCATCCCCGAGGCGCTGTACCTGCGCGATCACGTCACCCGGCAGATCGAGCTGGCGGACTCGGCGGACGACCCGGCGCAGCGGCAGGCCCGGTGCACGTTCGTGGTGGTGGGGGCCGGCTACACCGGCACCGAGGTCGCCGCGCACGGCGCGCTCTTCACCGACGACCTGGTCGAGCGGCACCCGGGGCTGCGCGACCAGCCGGTGCGGTGGCTGCTGCTCGACCTCGCCGACCGGGTGCTGCCCGACCTGGACGAGCGGCTGTCCACGACCGCGTCCCGGGTGCTGCGGCAGCGCGGCGTGGACGTGCGCACGGGCACCTCGGTGCGGGAGGCGACGCCGGACGGCGTCCACCTCAGCGACGGCACGCACGTGCCCACCCGGACGCTGGTGTGGTGCGTCGGCGTACGCCCCGACCCGCTGGTCGCCGACCTCGGGCTGGCCACGAACCACGGCCGGCTGGTGGTCGACGAGTACCTCACCGTGCCCGGCCACCCGGACGTGTACGCCTGCGGCGACGCGGCCGCCGTGCCCGACCTCACCCGGCCCGGCGAGATCACCGCCATGACCGCGCAGCACGCCACCCGGCAGGGCAGGCTCGCCGCCCGCAACATCGCGGCCTCCTACAACCAGGGGGTACGCCGCACATACCGCCACCACGACCTGGGCTTCGTCGTGGACCTGGGTGGCCCGCAGGCGGCGGCCGACCCGCTGGGCGTCCCGCTCGGCGGCCCACTCGCGAAGGCGGTCACCGCCGGCTACCACCTGCTCGCGATGCCCGGCAACCGGGTCCGCACCGCCGCCGACTGGCTGCTCAACGCCGTACTCCCGCGGCACACCGTGCAGCTCGGGCTGGTACGCGCGCCCGCCGTACCGCTCGACACCGCCACACCGGAGCTGCCGCGTACACCGTAG
- a CDS encoding MFS transporter — protein MWPVTVRYAEPAGRWVLLATVLGSGLTFLDATVVNIALPRIGEDFGADAAALQWTVNGYTLSLAALILLGGSLGDRFGRRRVFVIGVAWFAVSSLLCGLAPNPETLIAARILQGVGGALLTPGSLAILEASFHPDDRAKAIGAWSGLGGVAGAIGPFVGGWLLEVASWRLIFLINVPLAAVVAAVALRHVPESSNPQAARTLDVPGVLTGAVGLAGLTYGFTAWPAMGPTSPVVLATLAVGVAGMAAFIITERRSAHPMLPLEVFASKAFTAANLVTFAVYAALGGVFFLVVLNLQVVAGFSPLAAGTALLPVTLLMLLLSARAGALGQRIGPRIPMTAGPAVCAVALLLLARVGPDATYVVDVLPAAIILGLGLSLTVAPLTATALGSVDESHAGVASGVNNAVARAAGLLAVAVLPLAAGIGTGSLTDPGALAPAYRNAMLISAGLLVVGAVIAAVWVPSRLVRPPSPVKVHCAVAGTPLHPSRARVPEEV, from the coding sequence GTGTGGCCCGTGACGGTGCGCTATGCGGAGCCTGCCGGCCGCTGGGTGCTGCTGGCGACGGTGCTGGGGTCCGGGCTGACGTTCCTCGACGCGACCGTGGTCAACATCGCGCTGCCCCGGATCGGCGAGGACTTCGGCGCGGACGCCGCTGCTCTACAGTGGACGGTGAATGGCTACACGCTCAGCCTCGCCGCGCTGATCCTGCTCGGCGGCTCGCTGGGGGACCGGTTCGGCCGGCGGCGGGTCTTCGTCATCGGGGTGGCGTGGTTCGCGGTGAGCTCGCTGCTGTGCGGGCTGGCGCCCAACCCGGAGACGCTGATCGCCGCGCGGATCCTGCAGGGCGTCGGCGGCGCCCTGCTCACGCCGGGGTCGCTGGCCATCCTGGAGGCGTCCTTTCACCCCGACGACCGGGCCAAGGCCATCGGCGCCTGGTCCGGGCTGGGCGGCGTCGCCGGCGCGATCGGCCCGTTCGTCGGCGGGTGGCTGCTGGAGGTCGCCAGCTGGCGGCTCATCTTCCTGATCAACGTGCCGCTGGCCGCCGTCGTCGCCGCGGTCGCGCTCCGCCACGTACCCGAATCGTCGAATCCGCAAGCGGCGCGGACGCTGGACGTGCCCGGCGTGCTCACCGGAGCCGTCGGCCTCGCCGGTCTGACCTACGGCTTCACCGCGTGGCCGGCGATGGGCCCGACGTCGCCGGTGGTGCTCGCCACGCTGGCCGTCGGCGTCGCCGGCATGGCGGCGTTCATCATCACCGAACGTCGCTCGGCGCACCCGATGCTGCCGCTGGAGGTGTTCGCCAGCAAGGCGTTCACCGCGGCGAACCTGGTCACCTTCGCGGTCTACGCGGCGCTCGGCGGGGTGTTCTTCCTAGTGGTGCTCAACCTGCAGGTCGTCGCCGGGTTCAGCCCGCTGGCCGCCGGCACCGCGCTGCTGCCGGTCACGCTGCTGATGCTGCTGCTGTCCGCCCGCGCCGGCGCGCTCGGCCAGCGCATCGGGCCGCGCATCCCGATGACCGCCGGCCCGGCCGTCTGCGCGGTCGCGTTGCTGCTGCTCGCCCGCGTCGGCCCGGACGCGACGTACGTCGTGGACGTGCTGCCCGCGGCCATCATCCTCGGGCTGGGCCTGTCGCTGACCGTCGCGCCGCTGACCGCCACCGCGCTGGGCTCCGTGGACGAGAGCCACGCCGGCGTCGCCAGCGGCGTCAACAACGCGGTCGCCCGCGCCGCCGGCCTGCTCGCCGTCGCCGTCCTGCCGCTCGCCGCCGGCATCGGCACCGGCAGCCTGACCGACCCGGGCGCCCTCGCACCGGCGTACCGGAACGCGATGCTGATCTCCGCGGGGCTGCTCGTGGTGGGCGCGGTGATCGCCGCGGTGTGGGTCCCCAGCCGCCTGGTGCGCCCGCCGTCGCCGGTCAAGGTGCACTGCGCGGTGGCCGGTACGCCGCTGCACCCGTCGCGCGCCCGGGTACCCGAGGAGGTCTGA
- a CDS encoding RraA family protein encodes MDPDVLRHRFATLTTPHVADACVRAHVPVRCAPANTRAAVPGSRLAGQVLPARHVGSVDIFLEAYEAANPGDVLVVDNDGRLDEACVGDLAVLEAEAAGLAGVVIWGLHRDSADIRAIALPVFSLGTLPTGPQRLDERPKDALEAATVGEWTVDRADLVLGDDDGVLFLPAARADEILTLAEKIRDTERHQADRIRAGESLRDQVRFATYLAQRAENPALTFRAHLRAVGGAIEE; translated from the coding sequence ATGGATCCCGACGTACTCCGGCACCGGTTCGCCACCCTGACCACCCCGCACGTCGCCGACGCCTGCGTCCGCGCCCACGTGCCGGTGCGCTGCGCGCCGGCGAACACCCGCGCCGCGGTCCCCGGCAGCCGGCTCGCCGGGCAGGTGCTGCCCGCCCGACACGTCGGCAGCGTCGACATCTTCCTGGAGGCGTACGAGGCGGCCAACCCCGGCGACGTCCTCGTGGTCGACAACGACGGCCGGCTCGACGAGGCGTGCGTCGGCGACCTGGCCGTCCTGGAGGCCGAGGCCGCAGGGCTCGCCGGCGTCGTGATCTGGGGCCTGCACCGGGACTCCGCCGACATCCGGGCGATCGCGCTGCCGGTCTTCAGCCTCGGCACGCTCCCCACCGGCCCGCAACGCCTGGACGAACGCCCCAAGGACGCGCTCGAAGCCGCCACCGTCGGCGAGTGGACCGTCGACCGCGCCGACCTGGTCCTCGGCGACGACGACGGCGTGCTCTTCCTCCCCGCCGCGCGCGCCGACGAGATCCTCACGCTCGCCGAGAAGATCCGCGACACCGAGCGCCACCAGGCCGACCGCATCCGGGCCGGCGAGTCCCTGCGCGACCAGGTGCGGTTCGCCACGTACCTCGCCCAGCGCGCGGAGAACCCGGCCCTGACCTTCCGCGCCCACCTGCGCGCCGTGGGCGGCGCGATCGAGGAGTGA
- a CDS encoding universal stress protein, which translates to MTFELGTDGPKVLVVGVDGSTTSLRAGAYAAGLARRQGAHLVVVYVSRPGAFVGMAPGAAAVARQADEEMVADLRRQAEEGAAIIGLKFTFRSVAGDPYGELVRIADEVSADGVIVGASTQAGHRFAGSIAIRLVKAGRWPVTVVP; encoded by the coding sequence GTGACCTTCGAACTGGGGACGGACGGGCCCAAGGTCCTCGTCGTTGGTGTGGACGGTTCGACGACGTCGCTGCGCGCCGGGGCGTACGCCGCCGGCCTGGCCCGACGCCAGGGCGCCCACCTCGTGGTCGTCTACGTCTCGCGGCCCGGCGCCTTTGTCGGCATGGCACCCGGCGCCGCGGCGGTGGCCCGGCAGGCGGACGAGGAGATGGTCGCCGACCTGCGCCGGCAGGCCGAGGAGGGGGCGGCGATCATCGGGCTGAAGTTCACGTTCCGTTCGGTGGCCGGCGACCCGTACGGCGAGCTGGTGCGGATCGCCGACGAGGTCAGCGCCGACGGCGTGATCGTCGGGGCGTCCACACAGGCCGGTCACCGGTTCGCCGGCTCGATCGCGATCCGGTTGGTCAAGGCCGGCAGGTGGCCGGTGACGGTGGTGCCGTAG
- a CDS encoding TauD/TfdA family dioxygenase, producing MTTAIDLSPISGPSSWRGDELATATDWIYHLSDAERAELETVGRRFVTDNPDLRTVTAADYPLPACAGLNAECAHQLDAGRGFVLVRGLRTEEYGDALAGAIFYLMGLHLGVPMKQNELGDVLDHVIATSNKTLDDPTALPSRVRDRLPFHSDSSDVVALMCLRAAQAGGSSSLVSGTTIYNEVLRRRPDLAHLLFEPWHWDWYKQDHDAPAKTYTSPICSYVDGIFSTYAGSSMITSAQDYPEVPRLTEDQIEVLRLYDEITQEPGLALDMDFQPGDVQWLLNYAALHSRTGYVDFPEPERRRHLLRLWLKRDVGRPLVSGFGKNVVQARGEEREETVKDGGRFRIAEAVVPNFEWGN from the coding sequence ATGACCACAGCCATCGACCTGTCCCCGATCTCCGGCCCGTCCTCGTGGCGCGGCGACGAGCTGGCCACCGCCACCGACTGGATCTACCACCTGAGCGACGCCGAGCGGGCCGAGCTGGAGACCGTCGGCCGCAGGTTCGTCACGGACAACCCCGACCTGCGTACCGTCACCGCCGCCGACTACCCGCTGCCCGCCTGCGCCGGCCTCAACGCCGAATGCGCGCACCAGCTCGACGCCGGGCGCGGGTTCGTCCTCGTCCGGGGTTTGCGCACCGAGGAGTACGGCGACGCGCTCGCCGGTGCCATCTTCTACCTGATGGGGCTGCACCTCGGCGTACCCATGAAGCAGAACGAGTTGGGCGACGTGCTCGACCACGTCATCGCCACGTCGAACAAGACGCTGGACGACCCGACGGCGCTGCCGTCGCGGGTCCGCGACCGGCTGCCGTTCCACTCCGACAGCTCGGACGTCGTCGCGCTGATGTGCCTGCGCGCCGCGCAGGCCGGCGGATCCAGCAGCCTGGTCAGCGGCACCACCATCTACAACGAGGTGCTGCGGCGCCGGCCCGACCTGGCGCACCTGCTCTTCGAGCCGTGGCACTGGGACTGGTACAAGCAGGACCACGACGCGCCCGCCAAGACGTACACGTCGCCGATCTGCAGCTACGTCGACGGCATCTTCAGCACGTACGCGGGCAGCTCGATGATCACGTCGGCGCAGGACTACCCCGAGGTGCCCCGGCTCACCGAGGACCAGATCGAGGTGCTCCGCCTGTACGACGAGATCACCCAGGAGCCTGGGCTGGCGCTGGACATGGACTTCCAGCCCGGCGACGTGCAGTGGCTGCTGAACTACGCGGCCCTGCACTCGCGTACCGGGTATGTCGACTTCCCCGAGCCGGAACGGCGCCGGCACCTGCTGCGTCTGTGGTTGAAGCGGGACGTGGGCCGGCCGCTGGTGTCCGGCTTCGGCAAGAACGTCGTACAGGCGCGTGGCGAAGAGCGCGAGGAGACAGTGAAGGACGGCGGACGGTTCCGGATCGCCGAGGCGGTCGTGCCCAACTTCGAGTGGGGCAACTAG